A single region of the Nitrosomonas sp. Is79A3 genome encodes:
- a CDS encoding response regulator transcription factor yields MIEQSHTKIRVLVAESFELVRLGLHSLFENHSTIRLVAETGCIEDLFNLVVQHKPDVVIIDLQLNNGHCVEHISRLLHTSPQTKVLAFSHHNSEQTYLQTFRSGAVGIISKHHSSELLLKAIYAIHAGQIWFDRNITKLLWQAQFAPNPSTDLQTDSGTLHKPKLSDGERHIAYLACKGLSAKEISLQLFVTEKTVRNQLSVIYRKIGVKKQIELCLKAPQYDYFKESYLSGTFYPQDPEK; encoded by the coding sequence ATGATTGAGCAATCTCATACTAAAATACGCGTATTGGTAGCTGAAAGTTTTGAGCTTGTGCGCTTGGGCTTGCATTCGTTGTTTGAAAATCATTCTACAATTCGCTTGGTTGCAGAAACCGGTTGTATAGAAGATTTATTCAATTTGGTTGTGCAACATAAACCTGATGTGGTCATTATTGATCTGCAATTGAACAATGGTCACTGCGTCGAACATATCTCCAGATTGCTGCATACCAGCCCGCAAACTAAAGTGCTGGCTTTCTCTCATCACAATAGCGAACAAACCTATCTGCAAACATTTCGTTCAGGAGCAGTGGGTATTATCAGCAAACATCACTCCTCTGAACTGCTATTAAAAGCCATCTATGCAATTCACGCAGGTCAAATCTGGTTTGACCGCAATATTACCAAGTTGCTATGGCAAGCGCAATTTGCTCCCAATCCATCAACTGACTTACAAACTGATTCCGGAACATTACATAAACCCAAATTGAGCGATGGTGAACGTCACATTGCTTATCTCGCATGCAAGGGCTTATCGGCCAAAGAAATAAGCCTGCAATTATTTGTCACGGAAAAAACCGTACGCAACCAACTCTCTGTAATTTATAGAAAAATAGGGGTTAAGAAACAAATTGAATTATGCTTGAAAGCACCTCAGTATGATTACTTCAAGGAATCCTACCTATCCGGGACATTTTATCCGCAAGATCCAGAAAAATAG